A part of Gracilimonas sediminicola genomic DNA contains:
- a CDS encoding BadF/BadG/BcrA/BcrD ATPase family protein encodes MNILIADSGSTKTEWILIDDEGHKEYFHTDGLNPYFMSLEQLIHAIDEGLAQVLESKPVDKIFFYGAGCGTEKSKEVVRKGIAACFSNAEIQVDTDLLAAAKACFWDKPGVACILGTGSNSCIYDGEKIVNKIPSLGFTLGDEGSGGYFGKRILRSYYYNIMPEDLRNELEQRHDMRLDNILEMVYKKPKGNRFVASFSHLLGNFADHDFIKNIVRSGFEDFADKQLAYFGDLSGKEIGFVGSIAAIHRETLESVLSERGLNLSVIVRKPIERLVENHLKESKA; translated from the coding sequence AACATACTGATAGCAGATAGTGGCTCCACCAAAACGGAATGGATTTTAATAGATGATGAAGGGCATAAGGAGTATTTCCATACGGACGGACTGAACCCGTATTTCATGTCGCTTGAGCAACTCATCCATGCCATTGACGAGGGACTGGCACAGGTTTTGGAGAGTAAGCCTGTTGATAAAATCTTTTTTTACGGAGCCGGCTGTGGGACAGAGAAGAGCAAGGAAGTCGTCAGAAAAGGAATCGCTGCCTGTTTCAGTAATGCCGAGATTCAGGTAGATACCGATCTGTTGGCAGCTGCAAAAGCCTGTTTCTGGGATAAGCCGGGAGTGGCTTGTATCTTGGGAACCGGGTCCAACTCGTGCATCTATGACGGGGAAAAGATAGTAAACAAGATACCTTCGCTGGGTTTTACGCTGGGTGATGAAGGCTCGGGCGGATATTTTGGGAAACGCATTTTGAGAAGTTACTACTATAACATTATGCCGGAAGATTTGAGGAATGAACTGGAGCAACGGCACGACATGAGGCTGGATAACATCCTGGAAATGGTGTATAAAAAGCCGAAAGGAAATCGGTTTGTGGCGTCCTTTTCTCATCTGCTGGGTAATTTTGCTGATCATGATTTCATCAAGAATATTGTGCGGAGCGGTTTCGAAGATTTTGCCGATAAGCAGCTGGCCTACTTCGGGGACCTGTCCGGAAAAGAAATCGGCTTTGTAGGATCTATTGCCGCCATTCACCGTGAAACCCTTGAAAGCGTTTTATCAGAAAGAGGGCTGAATTTAAGCGTCATTGTCCGAAAACCAATTGAACGTTTGGTGGAGAACCATCTGAAAGAATCCAAGGCTTAA
- a CDS encoding exo-beta-N-acetylmuramidase NamZ family protein → MMMKKALLVLLVSFLGYSNGFTQHTNQVKTGIEVLAENNFELLKGKRVGVITNATGVNADLVSTVDLIYNAPGVELTALYGPEHGVRGEFAAGDKVDTYVDEATGVTVFSLYGATRKPTPEMLENVDVLVYDIQDIGVRSYTYISTMGLAMEAAAEHDLEFVVLDRPNPLGGEKVEGNIVEEGYFSFVSQFPVPYIYGLTPGEVAKMINKEGWLADGKQCSLTVVEMEDWNRSMTFDETGLPWVPTSPHIPHEYSAYFYVATGIMGELGVFSEGVGYTLPFQVFAAEWIDEGELADRMNALDIPGVVFRPIVFKPFYGRDQGKTLHGVQIHFSDYTQAHLMKLQFWFMQVHKEMYPDKDVFEMGKNRWSMFEKVTGTDQIRMLFSQNYKVSDISEYLSKDVASFKEKSQNYYLYK, encoded by the coding sequence ATTATGATGAAAAAAGCTCTGCTCGTTCTGCTGGTAAGTTTTTTGGGATATTCAAACGGCTTCACTCAGCATACTAACCAAGTTAAAACCGGAATTGAAGTGTTGGCTGAAAACAACTTCGAATTATTGAAAGGAAAAAGAGTTGGAGTTATCACTAACGCCACCGGAGTCAATGCTGATCTTGTATCTACTGTGGATCTTATTTACAACGCTCCGGGTGTGGAGCTCACGGCTTTATACGGGCCGGAACACGGGGTAAGAGGAGAGTTCGCCGCCGGTGACAAGGTTGATACCTATGTGGATGAAGCAACCGGTGTAACCGTGTTTTCACTATATGGGGCAACCCGCAAGCCAACTCCGGAAATGCTGGAGAATGTGGATGTGCTGGTTTATGATATTCAGGACATCGGCGTTCGTTCGTACACCTACATCAGTACAATGGGGCTGGCCATGGAAGCTGCCGCAGAGCATGACCTTGAGTTTGTGGTGCTCGACCGTCCCAATCCACTGGGTGGGGAAAAGGTGGAAGGCAATATTGTGGAAGAAGGATATTTTTCTTTTGTGAGTCAGTTTCCGGTTCCCTATATCTATGGGCTTACTCCGGGTGAAGTAGCCAAAATGATCAACAAAGAAGGCTGGCTGGCTGATGGCAAACAATGTAGTCTTACCGTTGTGGAAATGGAAGACTGGAACCGCTCTATGACCTTTGATGAAACGGGATTGCCCTGGGTGCCCACATCACCGCATATTCCGCATGAGTATTCCGCTTACTTTTATGTGGCCACAGGTATTATGGGAGAGTTGGGAGTATTCTCGGAAGGTGTTGGATATACGCTTCCTTTCCAGGTGTTTGCCGCTGAGTGGATTGATGAAGGTGAGCTTGCCGACCGCATGAATGCCCTGGATATACCGGGAGTGGTATTTCGCCCCATTGTATTTAAGCCTTTTTATGGAAGGGATCAGGGCAAGACTTTACATGGTGTTCAGATTCATTTCAGCGACTACACGCAGGCTCATTTAATGAAGCTGCAGTTTTGGTTTATGCAGGTTCACAAAGAAATGTATCCGGATAAGGATGTTTTTGAAATGGGCAAAAACCGATGGAGTATGTTTGAGAAAGTTACCGGAACCGATCAAATTAGGATGCTCTTCAGCCAAAACTATAAAGTTTCAGACATCTCGGAATACCTTTCCAAAGATGTAGCCTCCTTCAAAGAGAAATCACAAAACTATTATCTATACAAGTAA
- a CDS encoding N-acetylmuramoyl-L-alanine amidase translates to MKYFLSLLAFATLISTAPVKAQTVTGLEGFSIFLDPGHSQTENMGLYNYSEAEKVLRVGLALREMLLTQTDIDTVYISRTSDSQQVPLSQRDDLANATGADFFHSIHSNAGSNTANNTLFLHGGWRSNGQTVEKTPNGGKEMGDIMEIELTDAMRIPTIGNWADRNFYQGSSVDNHSNQFPYLFVNRTTNMASVLSEAGFHTNPTQQKRNLNADWKRLEAQSFFWSILEYLDVERPPVGIATGYITDTDGGLPINGAVVTVGDSTYTTDTFESLFNNYAANPGDLQNGFYYIEDLQNGPAQIIVEAEGFYTDTVDTNIISTDFTFTDVALVSNIPPFVASTSIGDDDEINPGEALLLNFSRSMDRTAVENALSLTPDVDYTLTWNSDKKLSISTANFDFESSYTLTIDSTATDKSSYAHNIDGDADGTEGDSYIVTFETGPVDIIPPAISDIRPTNTQLNELRPIISATFDEPLDTALFDNKTIEVSKSDYTVPGETVYYTIGNRSVLNFFPSERLDKSRNYTLTFSKSISDTVGNSLGSDVVRTFPTGDQDIINETVVDDFEDGISAWWEPSQSGSTDGYIPEETSLEISTTEVNLLTNSSQSMRVNYGWDTTSTANLIRQYRGSVTTPKFANDLILQTYVFGDGNGNKFRFMLRDGNGELEGSSWYTVDWLGWKLVSWDLSQDSVVAWVNGNGTLNGDLYLDSFQMTYTEGQPTTGFIVFDDLRAVEMGLATSNEPNDELLSDVPNQIELKQNYPNPFNPSTNISFGLPQQSDVNLKIYDMLGREVATVYSGVKSKGFHTIQFDASRLSSGVYIYRLVTKSGTISKKMTLLK, encoded by the coding sequence ATGAAGTATTTTCTATCCCTTTTAGCATTTGCAACACTTATTAGTACGGCCCCGGTTAAAGCCCAGACCGTAACCGGACTTGAAGGCTTTTCTATTTTTCTTGATCCGGGGCACAGTCAAACCGAAAACATGGGTCTTTACAATTATTCGGAAGCTGAGAAAGTACTTCGTGTAGGACTGGCACTGCGTGAAATGCTGCTCACCCAAACCGACATCGACACCGTGTACATTAGCCGGACAAGTGATTCTCAGCAAGTTCCTCTGTCTCAGAGAGATGATCTTGCCAATGCTACCGGTGCCGATTTCTTTCACTCCATTCACAGTAACGCAGGCTCAAACACTGCAAACAACACATTGTTTCTACATGGCGGTTGGCGTTCAAATGGGCAAACCGTGGAGAAAACTCCGAACGGCGGAAAAGAAATGGGCGATATCATGGAAATTGAGCTCACCGATGCCATGAGAATACCTACCATCGGGAATTGGGCCGACCGTAATTTCTATCAGGGCAGCTCTGTTGATAATCACAGCAATCAGTTCCCTTACCTGTTTGTAAACAGAACAACCAACATGGCTTCTGTATTGAGTGAAGCCGGTTTTCATACCAATCCAACCCAGCAAAAACGAAATTTAAATGCGGACTGGAAACGACTGGAAGCACAATCCTTTTTCTGGTCTATTCTGGAATACCTGGATGTGGAACGACCTCCCGTAGGCATTGCTACCGGGTACATCACCGATACTGATGGCGGGCTTCCAATTAATGGGGCCGTTGTAACGGTTGGCGACTCTACCTATACCACCGATACTTTTGAATCCCTGTTTAACAATTACGCTGCAAACCCCGGCGATCTGCAAAACGGTTTTTACTATATAGAAGACCTTCAAAACGGGCCCGCTCAAATCATCGTTGAAGCGGAAGGATTTTACACCGATACCGTTGATACCAACATCATTTCTACCGATTTCACCTTTACCGATGTGGCATTGGTTTCCAATATCCCTCCCTTTGTGGCCTCTACTTCCATAGGGGATGACGATGAGATTAATCCCGGGGAAGCACTTCTGCTGAATTTCAGCCGGTCTATGGATCGAACTGCCGTAGAAAACGCATTATCCCTCACGCCTGATGTTGACTATACCCTCACGTGGAATTCAGATAAAAAGCTGAGTATATCCACGGCTAATTTTGACTTTGAAAGCAGTTACACCCTTACAATTGATTCTACGGCTACCGACAAATCATCCTATGCTCATAACATTGACGGCGATGCTGATGGTACGGAGGGTGATTCTTACATCGTTACCTTCGAGACCGGTCCGGTCGATATTATTCCTCCGGCTATTTCTGATATTCGCCCAACCAATACACAGCTGAACGAACTCCGGCCTATCATAAGCGCCACTTTTGATGAGCCACTGGATACCGCACTTTTTGATAACAAAACCATCGAAGTGAGCAAAAGCGACTACACCGTTCCCGGTGAAACCGTTTATTATACCATAGGCAATCGAAGTGTACTTAACTTTTTCCCTTCCGAGCGTCTCGATAAATCTCGGAATTACACCCTCACGTTCTCCAAATCGATCAGTGATACGGTTGGAAACAGTCTCGGATCTGATGTAGTACGAACCTTCCCTACCGGAGATCAGGACATTATAAATGAAACCGTTGTTGATGATTTTGAAGATGGAATTTCAGCCTGGTGGGAGCCCTCTCAAAGCGGAAGCACGGACGGTTATATCCCCGAAGAAACAAGCCTGGAAATCAGCACCACTGAAGTCAATCTTTTGACAAATAGTAGCCAGTCTATGAGGGTGAATTACGGCTGGGATACTACCAGCACTGCAAACCTGATTCGTCAATATCGAGGCAGTGTAACCACTCCTAAGTTTGCCAACGATCTTATACTTCAAACCTATGTATTCGGTGATGGGAATGGCAATAAATTCAGGTTCATGCTTCGCGACGGCAACGGAGAGCTCGAAGGGAGTTCCTGGTACACCGTTGACTGGCTGGGCTGGAAATTAGTCTCCTGGGATTTAAGTCAGGATAGCGTGGTTGCATGGGTAAATGGGAACGGAACGCTGAACGGCGACCTGTATCTGGACAGTTTCCAGATGACTTATACCGAAGGACAGCCCACAACCGGTTTTATCGTATTTGATGATCTCAGAGCAGTTGAAATGGGACTCGCTACTTCAAATGAACCCAACGATGAGCTTCTTTCAGATGTACCCAACCAAATTGAGCTGAAGCAGAATTACCCCAACCCATTTAATCCTTCCACTAACATCAGTTTTGGATTGCCCCAACAGAGTGACGTTAACCTGAAGATCTACGACATGTTGGGACGGGAAGTAGCCACCGTTTACTCCGGGGTCAAATCAAAAGGGTTTCATACTATTCAGTTTGACGCTTCAAGACTATCAAGTGGAGTGTATATCTATCGATTGGTTACGAAGTCCGGTACCATTTCCAAGAAAATGACTTTGCTGAAGTAA
- a CDS encoding MFS transporter, with amino-acid sequence MNLIAKLKKNPWFWIPSLYYAQGLPYIMVVEVSVIMYQNLDISNAEIGLYTSLLYLPWIIKPFWSPLVENTKTKRWWTIGMQFVMGAAFAGVALVLLTPSFFAFSLIVLYLLALASATHDIAADGFYMIALNEEKQSFFVGIRSTFYRIAIISGKGALVILAGYLIESGTDVDYAWAVTFGILAVVMTVFALYHTLSIPKPAGDYAEEYDSPKEQLAAFFKVFIDFFKKKQIWVALAFILFYRFAEGQLVKMGPPFFLDEIKAGGLGLSTSDLGFIYGTIGVIALTIGGIIGGVVISRKGLKYWLWPMLIAMNVPNLVYVILAYFQPESYTLISAFVAIEQFGYGFGFAAFLMFLIYVAQGENKTAHYAFGTGFMALGMLIPGSISGFMQEWLGYLNFFIWVMIATIPIFIVTKFVDIDPDFGKKKDKQEAENN; translated from the coding sequence ATGAATTTAATAGCTAAGCTAAAAAAGAATCCATGGTTTTGGATTCCTTCTCTCTACTACGCTCAAGGGCTCCCCTACATCATGGTGGTAGAGGTTTCGGTAATCATGTATCAAAACCTGGACATCTCTAATGCCGAGATTGGTTTATACACCAGTTTGCTCTACCTGCCGTGGATTATTAAGCCATTCTGGAGTCCACTGGTGGAGAACACCAAAACCAAGCGCTGGTGGACCATAGGCATGCAGTTTGTGATGGGAGCCGCCTTTGCCGGTGTGGCTCTTGTATTGCTCACTCCTTCATTCTTTGCCTTCAGCCTTATCGTGCTTTATCTACTGGCCCTGGCTTCCGCAACACATGATATAGCCGCAGACGGTTTTTATATGATTGCGCTTAATGAAGAGAAGCAATCCTTTTTTGTAGGGATCCGATCTACCTTCTATCGCATTGCCATTATAAGCGGTAAAGGGGCGCTGGTTATTTTAGCCGGTTACCTTATTGAAAGCGGAACCGATGTGGATTATGCCTGGGCCGTCACCTTTGGTATCCTGGCTGTGGTTATGACGGTTTTTGCCCTCTACCACACCCTTTCTATTCCCAAGCCGGCCGGTGACTATGCCGAAGAATATGACAGCCCCAAAGAACAACTGGCAGCTTTTTTCAAGGTATTCATCGATTTCTTTAAGAAGAAACAAATCTGGGTAGCACTTGCTTTTATCCTGTTTTACCGGTTTGCGGAAGGTCAGCTCGTGAAAATGGGGCCTCCTTTCTTTTTGGATGAAATTAAAGCCGGCGGACTTGGCCTTTCCACTTCTGATTTGGGATTCATCTACGGTACCATAGGCGTGATTGCCCTGACCATAGGTGGCATTATCGGTGGGGTGGTTATTTCAAGAAAAGGACTTAAATACTGGCTCTGGCCTATGCTTATTGCTATGAACGTGCCCAACCTGGTGTATGTAATTTTGGCCTACTTCCAGCCGGAATCCTATACTTTAATCAGTGCTTTTGTAGCCATTGAACAATTTGGATATGGGTTTGGCTTTGCCGCCTTCCTGATGTTCCTGATTTATGTAGCTCAGGGCGAGAACAAAACGGCTCACTATGCATTCGGAACCGGATTTATGGCCCTGGGGATGTTAATTCCCGGATCTATAAGCGGTTTTATGCAGGAATGGCTGGGCTACCTCAACTTCTTTATCTGGGTGATGATTGCCACCATCCCCATCTTTATTGTAACAAAGTTTGTGGATATCGATCCTGACTTTGGAAAGAAAAAAGACAAGCAGGAAGCAGAGAATAATTAA
- a CDS encoding N-acetylmuramoyl-L-alanine amidase: MKYLSLLAAFLVVHFTPQCLQAQVDSVRVDTVQADTTIAVSDSLYLNIVIPETDTVTYSFSRYRVAANTNPAANAYINGKPVKVYESGAFIHMMEHRSDTTQIEFRVELNGEELTKTMYLVRPEAPEPIDTKGNVISDRMMKPTSELWLVTGETLDVQFLGTPGKEVVFNIDYFKNNIPMKEVPEEIAGIEGLYKGSYTIKPGDKVKDKHITFKMKKGLFGYEKKKSEYTVSFNNFPRVAEVMDENAYLNIGMGTDRLGGARYGSLEPGVKLNITGRKADNYRVQLSKSLSAWIPVRFVELQNEYTSPATSLTGNIRVSGRDESDMITLTLSEKLPYITYQELDPNVIIVDVFGATSNTNWKIKHNSSQGIRNVTWNQVEDDRFRLEIELNHSQNWGYTVGYGWGSQLNVEVKRPPVVTNFNSPLDGRTISVDAGHGGDNRGSLGAAGNLEKDVTLQLSYLVKELLEESGATVVLPRTDDSYVYMSERKEITLDEDADLLVSIHTNSIGYGSDPLDVRGTGSFYKHIAFKPLAAIMYDKMMELGFKDYGLTGSFNFSLNAPIEFPNVLVETAFISNPEEEILLTDPDFQRKIAEQIVKGLEEFYLQHGYLETVSDMPDK; this comes from the coding sequence ATGAAGTATTTAAGTTTATTAGCCGCTTTTCTGGTTGTACATTTTACTCCACAATGCCTGCAAGCTCAGGTCGATTCTGTCAGGGTTGATACGGTTCAGGCCGACACTACCATTGCAGTCAGTGATTCCCTTTACCTGAATATTGTAATTCCGGAAACCGATACGGTTACCTACAGTTTTTCGCGATATCGTGTTGCAGCTAACACGAACCCCGCTGCAAATGCATATATAAACGGAAAGCCGGTGAAGGTTTACGAAAGCGGTGCATTCATACATATGATGGAGCACAGGTCGGATACCACTCAAATAGAATTCAGAGTAGAACTGAACGGCGAGGAGCTGACTAAAACCATGTACCTGGTGCGCCCGGAAGCTCCGGAACCAATAGATACCAAGGGAAATGTGATTTCAGACCGGATGATGAAACCAACCAGCGAGCTTTGGCTGGTAACCGGAGAAACACTGGATGTACAATTTCTGGGTACGCCCGGAAAAGAAGTGGTCTTCAATATTGATTACTTCAAGAATAATATCCCCATGAAGGAGGTACCCGAAGAAATTGCCGGTATTGAAGGACTTTACAAAGGAAGCTACACCATAAAACCCGGTGATAAGGTAAAGGACAAACATATCACCTTTAAGATGAAAAAGGGTTTGTTCGGATATGAGAAGAAAAAAAGTGAATATACCGTCAGTTTTAACAACTTCCCCCGCGTTGCGGAAGTGATGGATGAAAATGCCTACCTGAACATTGGCATGGGTACCGACCGCCTCGGGGGAGCTCGTTATGGCTCTCTTGAACCGGGAGTAAAACTCAATATCACCGGTCGTAAAGCTGATAATTACCGGGTACAGTTATCCAAAAGCCTGAGCGCCTGGATACCGGTTCGGTTTGTTGAACTTCAGAATGAGTACACATCCCCGGCCACATCCCTTACAGGAAATATCAGGGTGTCGGGCAGAGATGAATCAGATATGATTACGCTCACGCTCTCTGAAAAGCTACCGTATATCACATATCAGGAATTGGACCCTAATGTGATTATAGTGGATGTATTTGGTGCCACTTCCAACACCAATTGGAAGATTAAGCACAACAGTTCACAAGGCATCAGAAATGTAACCTGGAATCAGGTTGAGGATGACCGCTTCCGGCTGGAGATTGAGCTGAATCACAGCCAGAACTGGGGATATACTGTTGGCTATGGCTGGGGTTCTCAACTGAATGTGGAAGTAAAGAGGCCTCCGGTTGTCACCAATTTCAATAGTCCGCTGGATGGCAGAACTATTTCGGTTGATGCGGGTCATGGCGGTGACAATCGCGGATCGTTAGGAGCTGCCGGTAACCTGGAGAAAGATGTTACCCTGCAGCTGTCTTACCTGGTGAAAGAGCTGCTCGAGGAAAGTGGAGCTACTGTCGTCTTGCCTCGAACCGATGACAGCTACGTGTATATGAGTGAGAGAAAAGAAATTACTCTTGATGAAGATGCTGATCTGCTGGTCAGTATTCATACCAATTCAATTGGGTATGGAAGTGATCCGCTTGACGTAAGGGGAACCGGCTCTTTCTATAAGCATATCGCCTTTAAGCCGCTTGCCGCTATTATGTATGATAAGATGATGGAGCTGGGCTTTAAAGACTACGGGCTGACCGGTAGTTTTAACTTCTCCCTGAATGCGCCCATTGAGTTTCCGAACGTATTGGTAGAAACAGCTTTTATTTCAAACCCGGAAGAGGAGATACTATTGACTGATCCAGACTTCCAGCGAAAGATAGCCGAGCAAATTGTGAAGGGACTCGAAGAGTTTTACCTGCAGCACGGATACCTTGAAACGGTGTCAGATATGCCTGATAAATAG
- a CDS encoding glycoside hydrolase family 3 protein, which translates to MPNSNLSTVSELSLKEKIGQLFLMGFRGNDISEDSEVLNMIKEHKPGGVILFDKDMVHDQPVHNIKSPEQVRSLTKALQASSETPLLIGIDQEGGLINRLKPEYGFPETISHQKLGEKDDEEYTELHSRHIAKTLSEAGINLNFAPVLDLSSNPDSSIIAKRERSFGTSPEKVTRHAQAYIKGHRQENIQTCCKHFPGHGSAEGDTHAGFVDITDTWEENELDPYETLINEGLCTMIMTAHIFHNDMDEVVPATLSRNVLKNLLRKNLGFSGVIISDDMQMRAISDHYSLKESLLEGLKAGLDIFCFGNNLLKEQVELKDCISAVEQLVEEGEISEERIDESVSRILKLKESL; encoded by the coding sequence ATGCCCAACAGCAACCTAAGTACCGTAAGCGAACTAAGTCTTAAAGAAAAAATTGGCCAGCTTTTTTTAATGGGATTCAGGGGGAATGACATCTCTGAAGATTCGGAAGTTCTGAACATGATTAAAGAACACAAACCGGGCGGAGTTATTCTCTTTGATAAAGATATGGTTCATGACCAACCGGTTCATAATATCAAGTCGCCTGAACAGGTTCGAAGCCTTACAAAAGCATTACAAGCTTCTTCCGAAACCCCTCTTTTAATTGGTATTGACCAGGAAGGCGGACTTATAAACCGGCTGAAGCCCGAGTACGGATTTCCCGAAACCATCTCTCATCAGAAGTTAGGTGAGAAAGACGATGAAGAATACACTGAATTGCATTCCCGGCATATCGCCAAAACACTATCTGAAGCCGGTATTAACCTCAATTTTGCCCCGGTGCTTGATTTAAGCTCCAACCCCGACAGCTCCATCATTGCAAAGAGAGAACGATCGTTTGGAACTTCGCCGGAAAAAGTAACACGGCATGCACAAGCTTACATCAAAGGACATCGGCAGGAAAACATACAAACCTGTTGCAAACATTTCCCCGGACATGGCAGCGCAGAAGGTGATACGCACGCCGGTTTCGTTGACATCACAGACACATGGGAGGAAAATGAACTGGACCCATATGAGACCCTGATCAATGAAGGGCTTTGCACTATGATTATGACCGCACACATCTTCCATAATGATATGGATGAAGTTGTGCCCGCCACCCTTTCGAGAAATGTGTTAAAGAATCTGTTAAGAAAAAACCTGGGTTTCAGCGGAGTGATCATCTCTGACGATATGCAGATGAGGGCCATTTCCGATCATTATTCCCTCAAAGAATCACTGTTAGAAGGATTAAAAGCAGGCCTCGATATCTTCTGCTTTGGCAACAACCTGCTTAAAGAACAGGTGGAACTCAAGGATTGCATTTCTGCCGTGGAGCAACTTGTTGAGGAAGGAGAAATTTCGGAGGAAAGAATTGATGAATCTGTGTCCCGGATTTTGAAGCTGAAGGAAAGCCTCTAA